A window from Streptomyces sp. NBC_00335 encodes these proteins:
- a CDS encoding NAD-dependent epimerase/dehydratase family protein: protein MRVLLTGGAGFVGRHLHRAMHDRGWQVSAIDLTFTPAVIRRDALDHFRTSDVRFDLAIHCAAIVGGRASIDGSPLGVATNLALDAWYMRWLARSKTPRAVYFSSSAAYPVALQQPGKIRRLVESDIDYEQPGRPDATYGLAKLTGEQLCQYAEAGGTRMTVLRPFSGYGEDQDETYPFPAFIRRAREWQDPFEIWGDGSSTRDWIHIDDLVGATLAAVEQEVAGPVNLGTGKATSFDELARLVTTAAGYQPELKHLPSAPQGVHHRVCDPSRMLDFYTPKVTLEEGIRRALAN, encoded by the coding sequence ATGCGTGTCCTCCTCACCGGGGGTGCCGGCTTCGTCGGCCGTCACCTGCATCGGGCCATGCACGACCGCGGCTGGCAGGTCTCCGCGATCGACCTCACGTTCACTCCGGCGGTCATCAGGCGCGACGCACTGGATCACTTCCGAACCAGCGACGTCCGGTTCGACCTGGCCATCCACTGCGCGGCCATCGTCGGCGGGCGGGCCAGCATCGACGGATCACCCCTCGGCGTCGCCACCAACCTGGCGCTAGACGCCTGGTACATGCGGTGGCTCGCCCGCTCCAAGACTCCACGGGCCGTGTACTTCTCCAGTTCCGCGGCCTACCCCGTCGCACTCCAACAGCCCGGCAAGATCCGGCGGCTCGTCGAGAGCGACATCGACTACGAGCAGCCCGGCCGGCCCGACGCGACCTACGGCCTGGCCAAGCTCACTGGCGAGCAGCTCTGCCAGTACGCCGAAGCGGGCGGTACACGCATGACGGTGCTGCGGCCGTTCTCCGGCTACGGCGAAGACCAGGACGAGACCTACCCCTTCCCGGCGTTCATCCGGCGGGCACGCGAATGGCAAGACCCCTTCGAGATATGGGGCGACGGCAGCTCCACCCGCGACTGGATCCACATCGACGACCTCGTCGGCGCCACCCTCGCGGCCGTGGAGCAGGAGGTCGCCGGCCCGGTCAACCTGGGCACCGGCAAGGCGACCAGCTTCGACGAACTAGCCCGCTTGGTCACCACGGCGGCCGGCTACCAGCCCGAGCTGAAGCACCTACCGAGCGCGCCGCAAGGCGTTCACCACCGCGTGTGCGACCCCAGTCGGATGCTCGACTTCTACACGCCCAAGGTCACCCTCGAAGAGGGGATCCGGCGGGCACTCGCCAACTAG
- a CDS encoding class I SAM-dependent methyltransferase — protein sequence MSIDTVIGAWNAADPSAIHPARGISEDAYRESGQVQAELLASVLPAGCRVVDFGCGDGRVALPLVELGFDVIGADGSQAMLDRLATSAPDVPTVLTDGIDLGTQIGKKADAVVSLAVLIHHSYESAERIIAGLRAAVRVNGLLVLDWPTSDDPREGGGWISVTTWSRLRQDEICQRIGLKRLDSDLPWGVFRAVKAG from the coding sequence ATGAGCATCGACACCGTGATTGGCGCCTGGAACGCGGCCGACCCCTCCGCGATTCACCCCGCGCGCGGCATCAGCGAGGACGCCTACCGGGAGTCCGGGCAGGTCCAGGCCGAACTGCTCGCCTCCGTCCTGCCTGCTGGCTGCAGGGTCGTCGACTTCGGTTGCGGCGACGGTCGCGTCGCCCTCCCGCTCGTCGAGCTTGGCTTTGACGTCATCGGCGCCGACGGCTCCCAGGCCATGCTCGACCGGCTTGCCACCTCCGCACCCGACGTGCCGACCGTGCTCACTGACGGCATCGACCTCGGGACGCAGATCGGCAAGAAGGCCGACGCGGTCGTCTCCCTTGCCGTACTGATCCACCACAGCTACGAGTCCGCCGAGCGCATCATTGCTGGCCTTCGGGCCGCAGTTCGTGTCAACGGGCTCCTCGTTCTCGACTGGCCGACCAGCGACGACCCCCGCGAGGGCGGCGGCTGGATCAGTGTCACCACCTGGAGCAGGCTCAGGCAGGATGAGATCTGCCAGCGGATCGGCCTCAAACGGCTCGACAGCGATCTTCCCTGGGGTGTGTTCCGCGCCGTGAAGGCCGGCTGA